A genome region from Schaalia sp. 19OD2882 includes the following:
- a CDS encoding L-lactate dehydrogenase, whose amino-acid sequence MSSGRPSKIAVVGAGAVGTAVAYASAIKGDARSIALFDINKAKVEAEALDIAHGIQFTPTSSVEGSDDIEIVRGADMVIVTAGAKQNPGQSRLELAASTVDLMKKIVPNLQEVAPDAVFMFITNPVDVVTYAALKITGLPRNQVFGSGTVLDTSRLRYLVSLETGVATQNIHAYVAGEHGDSEVALWSSAEIGNVPLSHWGPTMSGGLFDQALRTRIADDVVQSAYRIIEGKGATNYAIGLAASRIAGAVLRDENRVLTISTLLEDWEGISDVCMAAPTIVGRAGAGRVLNPPLTLAERDGLTASAVRLREVARSLGF is encoded by the coding sequence ATGTCGAGTGGTCGTCCCTCGAAAATCGCCGTCGTCGGCGCCGGAGCCGTAGGCACCGCCGTTGCCTATGCCAGCGCCATCAAGGGTGATGCACGTTCCATCGCCCTGTTCGACATCAACAAGGCGAAGGTCGAGGCCGAGGCCCTCGACATCGCCCACGGCATCCAGTTCACACCCACCTCCAGTGTCGAGGGCTCCGACGACATCGAGATCGTCCGCGGCGCCGACATGGTCATCGTCACCGCAGGCGCCAAGCAGAATCCGGGCCAGTCGCGCCTGGAGTTGGCTGCCTCGACGGTGGACCTCATGAAGAAGATCGTCCCCAACCTGCAAGAAGTCGCCCCCGACGCGGTCTTCATGTTCATCACGAACCCTGTGGACGTGGTCACCTATGCGGCGCTGAAGATCACGGGTCTTCCTCGCAACCAGGTGTTCGGCTCCGGTACCGTGTTGGACACCTCGCGTCTGCGCTACCTCGTGTCCTTGGAGACGGGGGTCGCCACGCAGAACATCCACGCCTACGTCGCCGGCGAGCACGGGGACTCCGAGGTGGCCCTGTGGTCCAGTGCGGAGATCGGCAATGTGCCGCTCAGCCACTGGGGGCCGACGATGTCCGGTGGTCTTTTCGACCAGGCGTTGCGGACGCGTATTGCCGACGACGTCGTGCAGTCGGCCTATCGCATCATTGAGGGCAAGGGCGCGACGAACTACGCGATCGGTCTGGCGGCCTCGCGCATTGCGGGCGCGGTCCTGCGCGACGAGAACCGTGTCCTGACCATCTCGACCCTCCTGGAGGATTGGGAGGGCATCTCGGACGTGTGCATGGCGGCACCGACGATCGTCGGTCGTGCGGGTGCCGGCCGCGTGCTCAACCCGCCGCTGACCCTGGCCGAGCGCGATGGCCTGACGGCGTCGGCGGTGCGTCTGCGCGAAGTGGCCCGCAGCCTCGGGTTCTGA